A genomic region of Desulfosarcina ovata subsp. ovata contains the following coding sequences:
- the hrpB gene encoding ATP-dependent helicase HrpB codes for MTPLSPPPIDSALAITAVLPRLKAALARHSAAVQVAPPGAGKTTAVPLALLEEEWLAGQRILLLAPRRLAARTAARRMAAMLGERVGRTVGYRVRLESRVGPDTRVEVVTEGVLTRMLQTDPSLAGVGLVIFDEFHERSLDADLGLALCRDIQGVLNETLRLLVMSATLDPVAVTGLLDQAPLIRCDGRAFAVETRYAGRPANRPLERRVVDVIRQSVAAGEGSLLVFLPGAPEIRRVDRLLNEGGLPAGWTTAPLYGYLPRDRQDAAIAPAPPGCYKIVLTTAIAETSLTIDGIAVVVDSGLQRAARFDPGSGMTRLVTLPVSRASADQRRGRAGRVGPGICYRLWTEATHQTLPPYNRPEILDADLAGLSLELAAWGVKTPDTLGWLDPPPAAAFQAASRLLMDLGALNKDGTISRHGRQMAELPLHPRLAHMLLMAKKESMGGLACRIAAILSERDPFHFGGRKRDADLRLRLAVLHPSGKGILPSIDECTLDAAATRRILTVAAMLQKRLGVTKTSPPTGDPGRVLGWAYPDRIAQRRAGTSGRFLLANGRGAYLNPSDPLSASDYLVVAHLDGERREARIFLAAATDRHTLLNQFADHIHWQESVAWDTRRQAVSAGRKQKLGTLVLADRPLTEPVPDRVLTAMLEGIRGNGLETLPWNRRLRNWQRRILLLARIDADGGPWPDVSDAALFGTLEAWLAPYLAGIVRLKQLTPDIFSKALGSQLTWRQGRLLEELAPSHILVPSGSRLPIDYRREIPVLAVRIQEMLGSAATPAIANGRMPLMLHLLSPAGRPAQITRDLAGFWQNSYAEVKRELKGRYPKHYWPDDPLQATPTARVRPKKPNQQ; via the coding sequence ATGACACCCCTGTCCCCTCCTCCCATCGATTCGGCGCTGGCGATTACGGCGGTCCTGCCACGACTCAAAGCGGCACTCGCACGGCATTCCGCCGCGGTACAGGTGGCGCCTCCCGGTGCCGGCAAGACCACCGCCGTGCCCCTGGCCCTTTTAGAAGAAGAATGGCTTGCCGGGCAGCGCATCCTGCTGCTGGCTCCCCGGCGGCTGGCCGCCCGGACGGCCGCCCGGCGTATGGCTGCCATGCTGGGCGAACGGGTCGGCCGGACCGTCGGTTACCGGGTGCGCCTGGAAAGTCGGGTGGGACCGGATACGCGCGTCGAAGTGGTCACCGAAGGCGTGCTCACGCGCATGTTGCAGACGGATCCTTCGCTGGCCGGTGTGGGGCTGGTCATTTTCGACGAGTTTCATGAGCGCAGTCTGGATGCCGACCTGGGGCTGGCGCTTTGCCGTGACATTCAGGGGGTACTCAACGAGACCTTGCGCCTGCTGGTGATGTCCGCCACCTTGGACCCCGTGGCCGTGACCGGCCTGCTGGATCAGGCGCCGTTGATCCGCTGTGACGGACGGGCCTTTGCGGTGGAGACCCGTTATGCGGGACGGCCGGCAAACCGGCCGCTGGAACGAAGGGTGGTCGATGTGATCCGACAATCGGTGGCTGCCGGCGAGGGCAGTCTGCTGGTATTTCTTCCCGGCGCGCCCGAAATCAGGCGGGTCGACCGACTGCTCAACGAAGGAGGACTTCCGGCCGGATGGACCACCGCACCGCTTTACGGTTACCTTCCCCGGGACCGGCAGGATGCGGCCATCGCGCCGGCGCCACCGGGTTGTTACAAAATTGTTCTGACTACCGCCATTGCCGAAACCAGCTTGACCATCGACGGCATCGCTGTGGTGGTGGACAGCGGGCTGCAGCGGGCTGCACGATTCGATCCGGGAAGCGGGATGACCCGGCTGGTGACGCTGCCGGTCTCCCGGGCCTCGGCCGACCAGCGCCGGGGACGGGCTGGCCGAGTGGGACCGGGCATCTGTTACCGCCTCTGGACCGAGGCGACCCATCAGACCCTGCCCCCTTACAATCGACCGGAAATTTTGGATGCCGATCTGGCCGGCCTGTCCCTGGAACTGGCCGCCTGGGGCGTAAAGACACCCGATACCCTGGGATGGCTGGATCCCCCGCCAGCAGCCGCTTTCCAGGCGGCCAGCCGACTGCTGATGGATCTGGGGGCTCTGAATAAGGATGGAACCATCAGCCGCCATGGCCGGCAGATGGCCGAGTTGCCTCTGCACCCCCGCCTGGCGCATATGCTGCTCATGGCCAAAAAGGAGTCTATGGGTGGCCTGGCCTGCCGGATTGCCGCCATCCTGAGCGAACGCGATCCGTTCCATTTTGGCGGCCGGAAACGTGACGCCGATTTGAGACTGCGCCTGGCGGTGCTTCATCCCTCCGGCAAAGGCATCCTGCCATCGATTGACGAATGCACTCTGGATGCGGCGGCGACGCGGCGGATCCTGACCGTTGCCGCCATGCTCCAAAAACGACTGGGCGTCACCAAAACAAGCCCGCCCACAGGCGACCCCGGCCGCGTGCTGGGCTGGGCCTATCCCGACCGAATTGCCCAGCGCCGGGCGGGCACGTCGGGCCGTTTCCTGCTGGCCAACGGCCGCGGTGCGTACCTGAACCCATCCGACCCCTTAAGCGCCAGTGACTACCTGGTGGTTGCCCATCTGGATGGCGAGCGGCGCGAAGCACGCATTTTCCTGGCTGCGGCAACGGACCGACATACCCTTCTGAACCAGTTCGCCGACCACATTCACTGGCAGGAATCCGTTGCCTGGGATACCCGGCGGCAGGCCGTATCCGCCGGGCGCAAACAGAAGCTGGGGACGCTGGTCCTGGCCGACCGGCCGTTGACAGAGCCCGTCCCCGATCGCGTGTTGACCGCCATGCTCGAGGGCATTCGTGGCAATGGCCTGGAGACGCTTCCCTGGAACCGGCGCCTGCGAAATTGGCAGAGACGCATCCTGTTGCTGGCGCGCATCGATGCCGATGGCGGCCCCTGGCCCGACGTTTCCGATGCCGCCCTGTTCGGTACGCTGGAAGCGTGGCTGGCCCCGTACCTGGCCGGTATTGTGCGCCTCAAGCAGCTGACACCGGATATTTTTTCCAAAGCCCTTGGCAGCCAACTCACCTGGCGGCAGGGACGGTTGCTGGAAGAACTGGCGCCCAGCCACATCCTGGTCCCCAGCGGATCGCGTCTGCCCATCGACTACCGCCGTGAAATTCCGGTGCTGGCCGTAAGAATCCAGGAGATGCTCGGCAGCGCGGCCACCCCCGCCATTGCCAATGGGCGCATGCCGCTGATGCTGCACCTGCTGTCACCGGCGGGCCGGCCGGCCCAGATCACCCGCGATCTGGCCGGGTTCTGGCAAAACAGCTATGCAGAAGTGAAACGGGAGCTCAAGGGTCGCTATCCCAAGCACTACTGGCCGGACGATCCGCTTCAGGCCACCCCCACCGCCCGGGTCAGACCCAAAAAGCCGAATCAACAGTAG
- a CDS encoding PhnD/SsuA/transferrin family substrate-binding protein, whose protein sequence is MTKRTIFILAAIWITTLAAVAMASAETLRFIPLPMQDRETVLKQFRPMTAYLEQRLGATIVYDYCDNYADVLERFRQSKVDLAYLGPLPYVRLRTVFDGAEPLVHFKEASGEARYTCSLVTFVDTGFDPGSSRDRQIALTQPLSTCGYLSTGGLMRNHGGSLADNLYRYLGKHDAVALAVVRGEFDAGGLKSAIARKYTHMGLKIVAKTPPLPGFALVGNRHTLDPTMMDRIRQELIVLDPKGKDESRLSAWGDNIRHGAVTASDADYTIVRELLGKTQIPQEGNF, encoded by the coding sequence ATGACCAAAAGGACGATCTTCATACTGGCCGCGATATGGATTACCACGCTGGCGGCCGTTGCGATGGCATCTGCCGAAACCCTGCGCTTCATCCCGCTGCCCATGCAGGATCGCGAAACGGTTCTCAAACAGTTCCGGCCCATGACCGCTTACCTGGAGCAACGCCTCGGGGCAACCATCGTCTACGATTATTGCGACAACTATGCGGATGTATTGGAGCGTTTCCGCCAGTCAAAGGTGGATCTGGCCTATCTGGGACCATTGCCCTATGTCCGTCTGCGCACGGTTTTCGACGGTGCGGAACCATTGGTCCATTTCAAGGAAGCCTCCGGCGAGGCCAGATACACCTGTTCACTGGTCACGTTTGTGGATACCGGATTCGATCCGGGTTCGTCCCGAGACCGGCAGATTGCCCTGACCCAGCCCCTTTCCACCTGCGGGTATCTTTCGACGGGTGGCTTGATGCGCAATCACGGCGGATCCCTCGCTGACAATCTTTACCGCTACCTGGGCAAACACGATGCCGTCGCCCTGGCCGTCGTCCGGGGAGAGTTCGATGCCGGTGGGCTGAAGAGTGCCATTGCCCGCAAATATACGCATATGGGACTGAAGATTGTAGCCAAGACCCCACCTTTACCCGGGTTTGCCCTGGTGGGAAATCGGCATACCCTCGATCCGACGATGATGGACCGTATCCGCCAGGAACTTATCGTCCTCGATCCAAAAGGCAAGGACGAATCGCGGCTTTCCGCCTGGGGAGACAATATCCGTCATGGGGCAGTAACTGCATCCGACGCGGATTATACTATTGTCAGGGAGTTGCTGGGTAAGACCCAAATTCCCCAGGAGGGCAATTTCTAA
- a CDS encoding PAS domain S-box protein, with amino-acid sequence MPLRTRRLTESPVFLFGVLGLVTIGLGLFFHHNRMTKQNGYLAHQQEIIGTTYRASVEMYRLAMESFYKNIVCRPDITEIFAEGIEHVGSQRDWAKGRLYRALYSHYRAMKANNLLQLHFHQADGTSYLRFHKPDRYGDNLFELRPSIRIVNTEQHPVYGFETGKVRSGFRYVYPIAWQGRHIGSVEVSVTTKAIRDAMDSLSPNWEYGFLLNRERTLPLIFSEQQWLYRPATIHPDFLVEDADALLPESPPPLSADATSINRRLRYNPQVQDALSRGAPITLGASTGYRYYTVCLMPMADVAGNVAGYLVTYSKDRVLATFWEEFLISTIGVLAALGLITALIMGLRRRTAALDLEQRNLKIMTNVLAEGIFVIDQNGSIVRINSSACQILGYESDELIDQPIHERLHKHGGNQFVDQADCPLFKMVNSGQPYDGEEQFQHKDGSILIVEVASRPIWTKGGLVGSVTAFHDVTRRKRTEAALRKSEETARKLSIAVEQSPASVVITDLDGNIEYVNPKFVEKTGYTLEEAVGQNPRILKAGTMDPSIYAGMWQTLTAGRVWAGELHNRRKNGEYFWESASISPIRDKHGETTHYLAVKEDISGRKQMEAELLEKELIQRTLMEHMPVGLVIVDAQTRLIEMVNPTTADLFGTSEETIVGNQCHRFLCPAEVGQCPILDCGQTVDSSDRVLIQYDRTPLPVLKTVTRIMINGREKLLECFIDISSRIAAEEALKSVNKKLKSAIVQAEMLAAEAEAANRSKSVFLANMSHEIRTPLNAILGYSQLLQQDASLSREHLEQVRTINRSGDHLLELINGILEMSKIEAGHIQAQNARMNIDRLLDDIHAIFQLTCRKKGLTLQMERFGITPGTLIADQGKVRQIIVNLLANAVKFTVRGGITLRSTITPHGLERWNVCIEVIDTGSGISPAEQPRLFQAFEQTASGQRVAGGTGLGLSISRAYARSMGGDLILVRSDTDQGAVFRLTFPAGRSQGHEDAADPPDMQQVVTGLQPDQPPIRILIVEDDPVSRQLIKKLIKDVGFDARAVANGELALEMIEGFLPDVVLLDVRLPGIDGYETVRRIRRLSTGWRTRIIIVTASGVTADEVCRQASAAGADDYVTKPFKIGEVLNKIKLLCNIAYAYGRTPIDDPRADAHSIESAPSTLPEDLREALRNAVEMGDMTAFESLVAQVANVDSRLKDRLSNLARRYEYMALLELLMPALPVEAEPVAD; translated from the coding sequence ATGCCGCTGCGGACCCGTCGCCTGACCGAAAGCCCGGTTTTTCTGTTTGGTGTGCTGGGGCTCGTCACCATCGGATTGGGCCTTTTTTTTCACCATAACCGGATGACCAAACAGAACGGCTACCTGGCACATCAGCAGGAAATTATTGGCACCACCTACCGGGCCAGTGTCGAAATGTATCGGCTGGCCATGGAGAGCTTTTATAAGAACATTGTTTGTCGTCCCGACATCACCGAGATTTTTGCCGAAGGGATCGAACACGTCGGATCGCAGCGTGACTGGGCCAAGGGCAGGCTCTACCGTGCGCTCTATTCTCATTACAGGGCGATGAAGGCAAACAATCTGCTGCAGCTTCATTTTCACCAGGCTGACGGGACCAGCTACCTGCGCTTTCACAAGCCGGATCGGTATGGCGACAACTTGTTTGAGCTGCGCCCCTCGATCCGTATCGTCAATACCGAACAGCATCCGGTTTATGGGTTTGAAACCGGCAAGGTACGTTCCGGTTTCCGTTATGTCTATCCGATCGCCTGGCAGGGGCGTCATATCGGCAGTGTTGAGGTCAGTGTGACCACCAAAGCCATCCGTGATGCCATGGATAGCCTGTCACCCAACTGGGAATATGGATTTCTGCTCAACCGGGAACGAACCCTGCCACTCATTTTTTCGGAACAGCAGTGGCTGTACCGGCCGGCAACCATTCATCCGGATTTTCTCGTGGAAGATGCCGACGCCCTGCTGCCCGAGAGCCCGCCCCCCCTGTCTGCCGACGCAACGAGCATCAACCGACGTCTGCGGTACAATCCACAGGTGCAGGACGCCTTGTCCCGGGGCGCCCCCATTACCCTCGGCGCTTCAACCGGATATCGTTACTACACCGTTTGCCTGATGCCCATGGCCGATGTGGCCGGCAACGTCGCGGGTTATCTGGTCACCTATTCGAAGGACCGGGTATTGGCCACGTTTTGGGAAGAATTCCTCATTTCTACAATTGGTGTGCTGGCCGCCCTGGGATTGATCACCGCGCTGATCATGGGGCTTCGCCGGCGTACCGCCGCGCTGGACCTGGAACAGCGCAACCTGAAGATAATGACCAACGTGCTGGCTGAAGGCATTTTTGTGATTGACCAAAACGGGTCGATCGTTCGGATCAACTCATCGGCCTGTCAGATCCTGGGCTATGAATCCGATGAGCTAATCGACCAGCCGATCCATGAGCGGTTGCACAAACATGGGGGAAATCAATTTGTGGATCAGGCGGATTGCCCCCTCTTCAAGATGGTCAACTCGGGTCAACCCTATGATGGTGAAGAGCAGTTTCAGCATAAGGATGGATCGATCTTGATCGTCGAGGTGGCCAGTCGGCCCATCTGGACGAAAGGCGGCCTGGTCGGATCGGTGACGGCGTTCCATGACGTTACCAGGCGCAAGCGTACCGAAGCGGCCCTTAGAAAGAGTGAGGAGACCGCCCGCAAATTGTCGATTGCCGTGGAACAGAGCCCGGCAAGCGTAGTGATTACCGACCTGGACGGCAATATCGAATATGTGAATCCCAAATTTGTAGAGAAGACCGGATACACCCTTGAAGAGGCGGTTGGCCAGAATCCCCGTATCCTGAAGGCCGGGACCATGGACCCGTCGATTTACGCCGGCATGTGGCAGACCCTCACCGCCGGACGGGTGTGGGCGGGAGAACTGCACAATCGGCGTAAAAACGGGGAATACTTTTGGGAATCGGCCTCCATTTCACCGATCCGCGACAAGCATGGTGAGACCACCCATTATCTCGCCGTTAAAGAAGACATCTCCGGACGCAAACAGATGGAGGCCGAACTTCTTGAGAAGGAGTTGATTCAGCGAACTCTCATGGAGCATATGCCGGTTGGCTTGGTCATCGTCGATGCGCAAACCCGGTTGATCGAGATGGTCAATCCGACGACGGCCGACCTGTTCGGAACAAGTGAAGAGACCATTGTCGGCAACCAATGTCACCGTTTTCTCTGTCCGGCCGAAGTGGGACAGTGCCCGATCCTGGATTGCGGCCAGACCGTGGACAGTTCGGACCGGGTACTGATCCAGTACGACAGAACCCCTTTGCCGGTACTCAAGACGGTCACTCGCATCATGATCAATGGCCGCGAAAAACTGCTGGAGTGCTTCATCGATATCAGCAGCCGGATCGCCGCCGAGGAGGCGCTGAAAAGTGTCAACAAGAAATTGAAATCGGCCATCGTCCAGGCTGAAATGCTGGCCGCCGAGGCAGAGGCGGCCAACCGCTCGAAAAGTGTTTTTCTGGCCAATATGAGCCATGAAATCCGAACGCCGTTGAATGCCATTCTCGGGTATTCCCAGTTGCTTCAGCAGGACGCCTCCCTTTCCCGGGAGCACCTCGAGCAGGTACGCACGATCAATCGGAGCGGCGATCACCTGCTGGAACTGATCAATGGGATTCTGGAAATGTCCAAGATTGAGGCCGGGCACATCCAGGCCCAGAATGCCCGCATGAATATCGACCGATTGCTCGATGACATCCATGCGATCTTTCAGCTGACCTGCCGGAAGAAGGGGCTCACGCTCCAGATGGAGCGTTTCGGGATCACGCCGGGAACGCTTATCGCCGATCAGGGAAAGGTTCGCCAGATTATCGTCAACCTTTTGGCCAACGCGGTCAAGTTTACGGTCCGGGGAGGCATCACGCTACGTTCGACGATCACCCCCCACGGCCTCGAGCGGTGGAATGTCTGTATCGAGGTGATCGACACCGGTAGTGGTATTTCTCCTGCGGAGCAACCACGCTTGTTCCAGGCATTTGAGCAGACCGCCAGCGGTCAAAGGGTGGCCGGGGGGACCGGACTGGGGCTCTCCATCAGCCGAGCTTACGCCAGGAGCATGGGGGGGGATCTAATATTGGTGCGCAGCGACACCGATCAGGGGGCGGTGTTCCGGTTGACTTTTCCTGCGGGCAGGAGCCAAGGTCATGAAGATGCGGCCGATCCCCCAGACATGCAGCAGGTGGTAACCGGCCTGCAGCCGGACCAGCCGCCCATTCGAATCCTGATTGTGGAGGACGATCCGGTCAGCCGGCAGCTGATCAAGAAATTGATAAAAGATGTGGGCTTTGACGCTCGTGCCGTTGCTAATGGAGAGTTGGCGCTGGAGATGATTGAAGGCTTTTTGCCGGATGTCGTCTTGCTGGATGTCCGACTGCCGGGAATCGACGGGTACGAAACCGTTCGTCGGATACGCCGGTTGTCCACTGGATGGCGGACCCGAATCATTATCGTCACCGCCAGCGGCGTCACCGCCGATGAGGTCTGCCGCCAGGCCTCCGCCGCCGGGGCCGACGATTATGTGACCAAGCCGTTTAAAATCGGAGAAGTTCTCAACAAAATAAAACTTTTGTGCAACATCGCCTATGCTTACGGGAGGACCCCGATTGACGATCCCAGAGCCGATGCCCATTCTATCGAATCAGCGCCGTCGACACTGCCCGAGGACCTGCGTGAAGCACTCAGAAATGCTGTCGAGATGGGTGATATGACGGCGTTTGAATCGCTCGTCGCTCAGGTGGCAAACGTCGACAGTCGATTGAAAGACCGCCTGAGCAACCTGGCCAGACGATATGAGTACATGGCGTTGTTGGAACTGCTGATGCCGGCACTGCCGGTTGAAGCGGAGCCGGTCGCCGATTGA
- a CDS encoding response regulator, whose amino-acid sequence MDPETIMIVDDTPANLQILSALLRKKGYGVAAFPRGKMALAAAQRKRPNLILLDINMPEMNGFEVCEVFKATPGLKDIPIVFISAISDTEDKVRAFNIGGVDYITKPFQMEEVYARVDTHLQLHRAREVMRQFNAQLKTRVAEQIEEINRSQLAMIFAMAKLSHTRDDDTGLHLERVQHLCRLLATALSKTDAFADTITAEYIECIFHASPLHDLGKVGIVDSILLKPGPLTPDEFEIMKTHTTIGADTLASVYEQYPNNPFVQMGIDIARFHHEKWDGSGYPDGLVGSAIPLSARIMSLVDVYEALRARRPYKSPFNHDKSRTIIMEGHGIHFDPQVVDGFSRIDAEFDAVYSSMTDG is encoded by the coding sequence ATGGATCCTGAAACCATAATGATTGTCGATGACACCCCTGCGAATCTTCAGATTCTGAGTGCCCTGCTAAGGAAAAAGGGATACGGTGTGGCTGCCTTCCCGCGAGGCAAGATGGCCCTTGCGGCGGCGCAGCGAAAGCGACCGAACTTGATCCTCCTGGACATCAATATGCCGGAAATGAATGGTTTCGAGGTATGTGAGGTATTTAAGGCCACTCCAGGGCTGAAGGACATTCCGATCGTTTTTATCAGCGCGATCAGCGATACCGAAGATAAGGTGCGGGCGTTTAATATCGGCGGAGTAGACTATATTACCAAGCCGTTTCAGATGGAGGAGGTCTATGCCCGGGTCGACACCCATCTTCAACTGCATCGGGCCCGCGAAGTAATGCGTCAATTCAACGCTCAGCTTAAGACGCGGGTGGCCGAACAGATCGAGGAGATCAACCGTTCCCAGTTGGCGATGATTTTTGCCATGGCCAAATTGTCACACACCCGCGATGATGACACTGGCCTTCATCTCGAACGCGTCCAGCATTTGTGCCGTCTGCTGGCCACCGCCCTGTCCAAAACAGATGCCTTTGCGGACACGATCACCGCCGAATACATCGAATGTATCTTCCATGCCAGTCCACTGCACGACCTGGGCAAAGTGGGAATCGTCGATTCCATCCTTCTCAAGCCCGGACCGCTCACCCCGGATGAGTTCGAGATCATGAAAACCCACACCACCATCGGTGCGGACACCCTGGCCTCGGTTTACGAGCAGTACCCCAACAATCCGTTCGTCCAAATGGGAATCGATATCGCCAGATTTCACCACGAAAAATGGGATGGCAGCGGCTATCCCGACGGTCTTGTCGGCAGCGCCATCCCCCTGAGCGCCAGGATCATGTCCCTTGTGGATGTTTACGAGGCCTTGCGGGCCCGGCGCCCCTATAAGTCGCCCTTCAACCACGACAAATCCAGAACCATCATCATGGAGGGGCATGGAATTCATTTCGATCCGCAGGTGGTTGACGGCTTTTCTCGCATCGATGCTGAGTTCGATGCCGTCTATTCGTCCATGACCGACGGATAA
- a CDS encoding methyl-accepting chemotaxis protein gives MQRISARILFPAAIATTIFSIILFFVAGTTINGLVARNLDRIARSKVADITISKDRIAGKMLSLASLFSQSEAVIHAYETAYQGNLNDSDDEQMELARQQLRDHLNSFAKGYKAIHDGNPPRIHFHVPPARSLLRVWKNGQNKSDDLSSFRNTVATISRGGHTPITGIEIGRGGFAIRGIAPIVDGTGKYLGSVECLSSYDPLVKYSVSTNTEYIAVYMNKDYLPIATRLQDPSKNPIVGNRFVFVSSTHSQLTDSIVSADLLDRGRSEMQSTRVGDYFTTVFPIKDFSGKQIGVMAYVYNAGEFYRTVGKIQWGIVALCVALLVAIITPLVFSVRSVVAPIARTIAMLKDIATGEGDLTKRMEVLRKDEIGELAGWFNTFLDKLNAVIVKLADNACTVERSASDFDHIAGQLSQSAGETSGRANNVSAAAEEMSANLNSVAATMEESATNISMVATSSEEMTATINEIAQNAEKARSIAEQAVRKAGGASDQMNTLGQAAVDIGKVVETITEISEQVNLLALNATIEAARAGEAGKGFAVVANEIKELAKQTSTASLEIRQKIEHIQNSTDGTVKGIDEISEVINDVNSIVETIATAVEEQSSVTREIASNISQAAKGVQEVNENVNQSSLVSTEISKDITVVNQSAGEIATSSDQVKLSAEDLKRMVAELNAIVGSFKISRECI, from the coding sequence ATGCAAAGGATTTCGGCTCGGATACTATTCCCAGCAGCCATCGCCACAACAATCTTCTCGATCATTCTTTTTTTCGTCGCCGGCACCACCATCAATGGACTGGTGGCCCGCAACCTGGATCGGATTGCGCGGTCAAAAGTAGCTGACATCACGATCAGTAAAGATCGCATCGCCGGCAAAATGCTTTCCCTCGCCTCCCTTTTCAGTCAGTCGGAAGCGGTTATCCATGCCTATGAAACCGCGTACCAGGGCAATCTGAACGATTCCGACGATGAACAAATGGAGTTGGCCCGCCAGCAGCTTCGGGATCATCTCAATAGTTTTGCAAAGGGATACAAAGCGATCCATGACGGCAACCCGCCACGCATCCATTTCCACGTTCCGCCGGCAAGAAGTCTGTTGCGGGTCTGGAAAAACGGTCAGAACAAGAGCGATGACCTGAGCAGCTTCCGCAACACGGTGGCAACCATCAGTCGTGGCGGCCACACGCCCATCACCGGAATTGAAATCGGACGCGGCGGATTTGCCATTCGCGGAATCGCACCGATCGTTGATGGTACCGGAAAATACCTGGGATCCGTGGAGTGCCTGTCCTCATACGATCCGCTGGTGAAATACAGTGTCAGCACCAACACGGAGTATATCGCCGTGTATATGAACAAGGACTATCTGCCCATTGCCACCCGGCTTCAGGATCCTTCCAAAAACCCCATTGTCGGAAACCGGTTTGTTTTCGTTTCGTCAACCCATTCACAGCTGACTGATTCTATTGTTTCAGCGGATCTATTGGATCGCGGCCGATCCGAAATGCAATCCACAAGGGTTGGCGATTACTTCACCACCGTATTTCCGATCAAAGACTTCAGCGGAAAGCAGATCGGTGTCATGGCCTATGTCTACAACGCCGGCGAATTCTACCGGACGGTGGGAAAAATCCAATGGGGCATCGTCGCGTTGTGCGTGGCCCTGCTGGTCGCCATCATTACGCCGCTGGTTTTCAGCGTCCGGTCGGTGGTCGCGCCAATTGCCCGAACCATCGCCATGTTGAAGGACATCGCTACGGGAGAAGGGGATCTGACCAAGCGAATGGAGGTTTTGCGAAAAGACGAAATCGGCGAACTGGCCGGATGGTTCAATACGTTTCTGGACAAACTGAACGCCGTTATCGTCAAGCTTGCCGACAACGCCTGCACCGTCGAGCGTTCAGCCAGCGACTTTGATCACATTGCCGGGCAGTTGTCGCAAAGCGCCGGTGAAACTTCCGGCCGTGCTAACAATGTTTCCGCCGCTGCTGAAGAGATGAGCGCCAACCTGAACTCGGTTGCCGCCACCATGGAAGAATCCGCGACCAATATTTCAATGGTGGCGACATCATCGGAAGAGATGACCGCAACGATCAATGAAATCGCCCAGAATGCCGAGAAGGCCAGGTCCATCGCAGAACAGGCGGTCCGCAAAGCCGGCGGTGCTTCCGACCAGATGAACACTCTGGGGCAGGCGGCTGTGGATATCGGCAAGGTTGTCGAGACGATCACGGAAATATCCGAGCAGGTCAACCTCCTGGCACTGAACGCCACCATCGAGGCCGCCCGCGCCGGCGAGGCCGGCAAGGGGTTTGCCGTGGTGGCCAACGAAATCAAGGAACTGGCCAAGCAGACATCGACCGCCAGCCTCGAGATCAGGCAGAAAATCGAGCACATCCAAAACAGCACTGATGGAACGGTGAAAGGGATAGACGAGATCTCGGAAGTCATCAACGATGTTAACTCAATTGTGGAAACCATCGCGACGGCGGTAGAAGAGCAATCGTCGGTGACCCGTGAAATCGCCAGTAATATTTCTCAGGCGGCAAAGGGTGTCCAGGAAGTGAATGAAAACGTCAACCAGAGCTCCCTGGTGTCCACGGAAATTTCAAAGGACATCACCGTCGTCAACCAGAGCGCCGGTGAAATCGCCACCAGCAGTGATCAGGTGAAACTGAGCGCCGAAGACCTGAAACGCATGGTGGCGGAACTCAACGCCATCGTGGGCAGTTTTAAAATCAGTCGGGAATGCATATAG